The Arthrobacter sp. D5-1 genome segment TGTTCCGACGCCGGCTCCGGACAATGAATCTGATCCACTGCCCAAACCGGTGTCCGCGTCCAATGTGTTGGGGCAGGCAAGTACTGCGGCGCGGGCAACAGTCCCTGTCACGCCGCCAACCGGCGCGGGAGCCGGCACGCCGGCCGAACCGTCCGCTGACACTGTGAGTGCCACGGACGCGGCGCCAGTCCCTGAAACGGCGGAGGACGCGGTGGACGTCCGGATTGAATTCCCGTCGCCGACGCGCACAAGTGCACTCGAGGCGAGCCCGGATGGACGATGGCTCGCAGTGGGGACCTCCTTTGGGGACGTCTACGTTGCAGACACCGCCCAGGGAACGTTGAGCCTTGTTGTCAGCGTGGGTGAGGGGAGCATCGAACAACTGGCGTGGTCCGGGGATTCGCAGTGGCTAGTGTGGTCAGAGCCGGTCACATCTTTCGGTTCGCGGAGTAAGCTCCGAATCACCCGCCCGAGTGCCGCTGAGGCGGGCATCATCGATGTCACGGACGGCCGTTTCTGCGACGAATCACCTCGGTTCACCCCTGATGGGAAGTTCCTCGCTTTTCTGTCGAACCGAAGTTTCGACCCCGTCTATGACGGCCACTCCTTCGACCTGTCCTTCCCGAGCCCCATCAAGCCGTATCTTGTGGCCTTGGCTGCGGACACGCCTTCGCCTTTTGGCCCGTCCGTTGATGCGCTGGAGGACGGGGCGGCAGCCTCGGTGGAGTCCGACGACGGCGGCGCACCTTCCGTGCGTGTCGACCCGGAGGGACTGGCTCACCGCGTCATCAGTGTGCCCGTGCCGCAAGGGAACTACTCGCAGCTGTCTGTCGCAGACGGTGCCTTGTTGTGGCTTGATACTGAACTCTCCGGCGTGACGGGCGAAGGCAAGGGCACCCTAGCAGATAAGAAGACCGCACCGGCCTTGGTGCGGTACGAGCTCGCAAAGCGCAAGAAAACCACCTTGGTTGCCGCAGTGGACAGCTACAGGTTGTCCGGTGACCTCAAGCGGGTTGTTTACATCCTGGACCAGCAGGTGACCTCGGTACCTTCGGACACCAAGGTGGACGAGGAATCCGGAGACCTGGTGAAGGTGGAGCTGAACAGGATCCGGGTCATTCTTGACCCTGTGGCTGCCTGGGGGCAGGCCTTTGAGGAGGCTTGGCGTCTTCAGCGTGACTTCTTCTGGACCGCAGACATGGCTGGCCAGGATTGGGACTCCGTCTTCAAACGCTACCGGCCGATAGTGGACCGTTTGGGCTCGCATGACGACTTGGTGGACCTGCTGTGGGAGATGCACGGTGAGCTGGGAACGTCGCACGCCTACGTCAAGCCTGCCGCTGTGAGCGAGCCAGGGCGTAACGGCCAGGGCCGCCTGGGTGCTGAGCTTCACTTCGGCAGCAAAGGCTGGGAAATCACGCGGATCCTGGCGGGGGAGTCCTCGGACCCGCTGGCGACTTCGCCCTTGACGCGACCGGGTGCCGACGCGAAGGCCGGTGACGTCCTTCTGGCGATTGACGGCGTCGAACTTTCGGCGGCTTTGACGCCAGCAATGCAGTTGGTGGGAGCAGCCGGCCGGACAGTGGAGCTGACCCTGCTGAACGGCGAAGGACACGGTGGGGCCGCCGGGGCTCAACGGCGTGTGGCTGTTGTCCCTGTCCGTGATGAAGAGAGGCTTCGCTACCAGGACTGGGTCAGGGCCAACCGCCGCACCGTGCGGGAGGCCTCGGACGGTAAGTTCGGTTACCTGCACGTCCCGGACATGATGGCCAACGGCTGGGCGCAGCTCCACCGCGATCTGGATACCGAAACCGCCCTGGACGGCCTGATTGTGGACGTACGCCGCAACCGTGGCGGGCACACCTCACAGCTGGTCGCCGAACTCATCGGCCGGAAGGTCACTGGCTGGAGCATGCCGCGCGGGGAGAAGCCGCGGACTTACCCGGACCACGCCCCCCGCGGTCCTGTGATCATCCTCGCCGACGAATTTGCGGGGTCGGATGGCGACATCATCACCCAGGTTTCCAAACTGAGGGGCATTGGCCCTGTGATCGGTACGCGGACATGGGGAGGGGTGGTGGGCATCGACAACCGCTTTGCCCTGGCGGATGGCACCGGCGTGACGCAACCCCGGTACGCCACGTGGTTCAGCGGTGGGATCGGCTGGGATGTTGAAAACCGCGGAGTGGAGCCGGACATCGAAGTACTGTTCCCGCCCCACGCCTATGCCGCCGGTACTGATCCCCAGCTGGAGTACGGCATCGGTGCACTCAAGGAAATGATCCAGGAACTGCCCACGGACAGGCCTCCCCTCCGCGAGGGCTACCGCAAGGTCCGTCCGGAACCGTTGCCCTCACGTCCGCAGAAGGGCTAAGGGCAGAAGGTTCAACAGCGAAGAGCCCCGCCGTTTCCGTGAAGGAACGGCGGGGCTCTTCTTGTGGTTCAGTGGTGCTGTTCAGTACAAGGTGGAGCTAGACGGAGAGCGTGGCATCCAGGGTGATCTCGATGCTGGCCAGTGCACCCGAAACGGGGCAGCCTGTCTTCGCGTCTTCGGAGATCCGGCGGAAGTCCTCTTCGGACAGGCCAGGAACCTTTGCGGTCATGGTCAGGTGGCTCCCGGTGATGCCGGTTCCGGGAACGAAGGTGACATCTGCCTTGGTGTTGACTTCCTCAGCAGTGAAACCTTCACCGGCGAGGGCGTGGCTGAAAGCCATGGAGAAGCATGCGGAGTGGGCCGCGGCGATCAGTTCTTCAGGGCTGGTCTTGCCACCGGACTGTTCGGTACGTGCCTTCCAGGTGACATCGAACGTGCCCAGGCCTGAGCTGTCCAGCGTCGTGTTGCCGGCGCCCTCGATCAGGTTGCCGTTCCAAACCGTGTGTGCGGTGCGTGTTGCTGCCATGTCCACTCCTTGAAGTCGTTGTGAGTCGGCAACCAGCCTGAGGCAGGTGCCACCGGTTTCCATCCTAGGGATTTGCCCGTGGGACCGCACGGACATTCCGCTGTCAGTGGATTGTGACCCCTTGACTGGCGGGATGAAGACGGGAAAACATACCCCTGCGCGGACAAGCCGGGGCCTTGGAATCGCGTCCATTATGATCAACGCGATTGACGCTGCCCGGCGTCAGTATGGTGCCGGGTCAGTTCCAGAGCGTGGCGATGGCGATGTTCACCAGGGCAAGGCCGCCCACACCATGAGCCAGCCCGGTGGAGACAGGCTCGCCCTTCTTGACCTTGCGCGAGCCAATGACGGCAAGGACAGCCACAGCGACGCCAATGGCGAACTTAACCCCGAGTTTGAAGTAGTTGGGATCGGCATCAGGCAGCAAGGGGAACAAACCCATCATGGCGATGCCGGTCAGGAGCTGGAGGAAGGCGCCATCGCGCTGGCGCGGGTGGATGGTTGGCTCCTTGATGGTGGCGATCCAGTAGCCCACAATCATGGCCGCGCCGACGATGTGCAAGAACACCAGAATGCTGAAGAGGATACTCATGGACCCAGCTTATCGAGTTGGTTCTACGTCCCGTAGCAAAGCCACGCGGAGCGGATACAGCAAAGGGGCAGGCCACCGGATTTCCGGTGACCTGCCCCTTTTACGTCACAGCAGGACGTTGTGTCGCTAAGCCCTAGAGGCCAAGGTCGGCTTCGAACGCACCTTCCTCAAGGCGGGCCTTGAGGGTCTGCAGGAAGCGGCCGGCGTCTGCGCCGTCCACCAAACGGTGGTCGTACGTCAGGGAAAGGTACATCATGGAGCGGATCGCAATCGAGTCGTCGCCATTTTCGTCAGCAACCACCACGGCACGCTTGACAATCGCACCGGTTCCGAGAATACCCACCTGCGGCTGGTTGATGATCGGCGTGTCGAACAGTGCGCCAACAGAACCGATGTTGGTGATGCTGAACGTACCGCCGGACAGCTCGTCCGGGCCGATCTTGCCGTCGCGGGTGCGGCCTGCGACGTCGGCGATCTTGCCGGCGAGGCCCGCAAGGTTCAGGTTGCCGGCGTCGGAGATGACCGGAACCAGAAGGCCCTTGTCGGTGTCGACGGCGATCGCCAGGTGCTCGGCGTTGTGGTAGGTGATTTCCTGCTTGGACTCGTCGTAAGCAGCGTTCAGCTTGGGGTGCTGCTTCAGGGCTTCGGCTACAGCCTTGGCAATGAACGGCAGGAAGGTGAGCTTGACGCCATTCTGGGCCAGGAACTGGTTCTTGGCCTTGAGGCGGAGCTTGGCAATCTTGGTCATGTCGACCTCGTGCACCTGCGTCAGCTGGGTGGAGACCTCAAGGGACTCGCGCATGCGGCGGGCGATGACCTGGCGGATACGTGGTGCCTTTTCCGTGGTGCCGCGCAGGGACGATGCTGCTACCGGAGCAGCGGTCTTGGCAGCGGGGGCTGCGGCTGCGGGAGCCGATGCTGCGGGGGCAGCGGCGGCCTGCTTGGCTTCGGCAGCGGCCAGGACATCCTGCTTGCGGATACGGCCACCGACGCCGGTACCGGAGACGGAAGCAATGTCCACACCGTGCTGGTTGGCAAGTTTGCGGACCAAGGGAGTGACGTAACCGGATTCCGAAGAACCTTCAGCAGCAGGAGCGGCAGCAGGTGCGGCCGGAGTGGCAGCAGGTGCGGCCGGAGCGGCAGCAGGTGCGGCCGGAGCGGCAGCAGGTGCGGCCGGAGCGGCAGCAGGTGCGGCCGGAGCGGCAGCAGGTGCGGCCGGAGCGGCAGCGGGAGCGGCCGGAGCGGCAGCAGGTGCGGGTGCGGGAGCGGCGGCCGGTGCCGCTGCGCCGGAACCGATGACGGCAAGGACGGAGCCAACCTCAGCGGTCTCGTCCTCGTTGACGCGGATTTCCTGCAGGGTGCCCGCAACCGGCGACGGGATTTCGGTGTCGACCTTGTCGGTGGAAACTTCCAGAAGGGGCTCATCCACCTCCACAGTGTCGCCTATAGCCTTGAGCCACCGGGTCACGGTACCTTCGGTAACGCTTTCACCCAACGCGGGGAGGGTTACTTCATGGCCTTCGCCGCCGGAAGCGGCGGGTGCCTCGGCAGCAGGAGCTTCCTCTGCTGCTGGTGGAGCCGGAGCCTCCTGGGCGGCTGCCGGCTGCTCTGCGGGAGCAGCCGGTGCCTCCTCGGCCGGAGCAGCCTCGGCAGCAGGAGTACCTGAGCCGGAGCCGTCGCCGATGCGGACCAAGGGGGCGCCAACTTCAGCGGTCTCGTCTTCAGCGACGAGGATTTCTTCGATGACGCCTGAGATCGGAGAAGGGATTTCGGTGTCTACTTTGTCGGTTGAAACCTCGAGCAGCGGCTCGTCGATCTCTACCCGGTCACCAACCTGCTTGAGCCAGCGGGTGACGGTTCCTTCGGTGACACTCTCACCGAGGGCGGGCAAGTTAACGGATTCAGACATGTCGTCCCCGTTCTCCTTATTGATCTTTGTGCGGATGAATTCTGCTGGTCCGGTTCAGGCGCATGCGGCATTTTCCGCTGCATGCGCCTGAACCGTGGGTCTTGGTAAGACTTAGCCGTGGAGAGCTTTGCCCGCGAGGGCAAGGTGGGCTTCGCCCAGGCTTTCGTTCTGGGTGGGGTGGGCGTGGACCAGCTGGGCCACGTCCTCCGGGTAGGCTTCCCAGTTCACGATCAGCTGGGCCTCACCGATCTGCTCGCCCATACGGGAGCCGATCATGTGGATGCCCACCACGGGGCCGTCCTTCTGGCGTACGAGCTTGACAATGCCACCGGTGCCGAGGATTGAGCTCTTGCCGTTGCCGGCAAGGTTGTACTCCTGGGTCTGCACCTGGTCGTCGCCGAACTTCTCCTTGGCGGCCTTTTCGGTGTAGCCGACCGTGGCGATTTCGGGCTCGCAGTAGGTGACCTTGGGGATGTTGATGTCCTCGACGATTGCCGGGTTCAGGCCGGCGATTTCCTCGGCGACGAAGATGCCCTGCTGGTAGCCGCGGTGTGCGAGCTGGACGCCGGGGACGATGTCGCCCACGGCGTAGATGTTGCCGACGCCGGTGTGGAGACGTTCGTTGGTGATGACGAATCCGCGGTCAATGGTGAGGCCGGCTTCTTCGTAGCCCAGGTTGGCGGTCACAGGACCGCGCCCGACGGCCACGAGCAGGAGGTCGGCTTCGAAGGTCTGGCCGTCCACCAAGGTGACCTTGACGCCGTCGTCGTTCTGTTCGACGCCCTGGAAGAAGATGCCGGTGGTGAACTTGATGCCGCGCTTCTTGAAGGCACGCTCAAGGTTCTTGACGATCGAGGCGTCTTCGTTGGGAACCAGGGAGGGGAGGCCCTCGATGATGGTGACGTCTACGCCGAACGACTTCCATACGGAAGCGAATTCGACGCCGATGACGCCGCCGCCGAGGACGATTGCGCTCTTGGGGATGTAGTCCATGGTCAACGCCTGGTCGGAGGTGATGACCTTGCCGCCGATTTCCAGGCCAGGCAGGGAGCGTGAGTAGGAACCGGTGGCCAGGACAATGTTCTTGCCCGTGTAGGGGGTGCCGTTGACTACTACCGTGTTGTTGCCCTGAAGCTTGCCTTCACCCTCGATGACGGTGATGCCCTTGGACTTGATGAGTCCTTGGAGGCCCTTGTACTTACCGGCGATGATGCCGTCCTTGTAGGCGTTCACGGCCGGCATGTCGATGCTGTCCAGCGTGACATTCACACCATACTTGGCGGAATCGCGTGCATGGTCGGCCAGTTCGGCCGAGTGCAGGAGTGCCTTGGTGGGAATACAACCGTTGTGCAGGCAGGTTCCGCCGAGCTTTGCCTTTTCCACAAGGCCAACGGTGAACCCAAGCTGTACGGCCCGCAGGGCAGTGGCGTAGCCGCCGCTGCCGCCACCGAGTACCAGGATGTCGAATTCTTGCGCAGTTGCCTGATCGGCCACTAAAACGCTCCCTCGCGTGAATGATGACACGGGACTGCGTGCCATCTGGTCTTTGGAACTTGTTCTGCCGTGATTATGCCAGCACCTAAGTTCTCTTGCATTTGTGACTATCGAGTTCACCTTAGCGAACCACCTACCCATGCTCCACCCTCGGCGGGCGTTTTGTGGAGCGCTTGTGTCGAGACTCACGTTCACTTGTGACACAGCGCTACACGCCGCATAATTCCGGGGTTGCGCGGCCCTTGCAGGGTGTCCGGCAAGGGCCGTCGCGGCCCTGGTGGGCGGGGGCGTGCCGCTTAGGCAGGAACGGCGAGGAGATCCTCGGCGTAGGCAACCAGGGTGCGGACAGTGCAACCGGTTCCCTGCTTGGGGGTGTAGCCGTAGGGGCTGCCGTTGTTGAACGACGGACCCGCAATATCGACGTGTGCCCAAGGGATCTGCTGGCCGTCGCCGTTCTTGCCGACGAATTCCCGCAGGAAAACGGCTGCGGTCATCATGCCGCCGTTACGCTCACCAATGTTGGCAAGGTCCGCCACCTGGGAATCCAGGCTTGGGCGCA includes the following:
- a CDS encoding S41 family peptidase: MTSSSYLRFPHVHGDLVTFVAEDDIWVAPLSGGRAWRVSSQQLPARNPRFTPDGKRLVWTVIVGTSPEVVTANVDGGGYRQLTYFGHSTTKVKGFTPSGNVVVTSAFQQSESRHTHAYSVPLDGGAAVELPFGPVEAVAFGPEIGDEKPVVLASVLSREPAWWKRYRGGTAGKLWIDADGNGEFERLVPEIEGNLTDPLWVKGRIAFLSDHEGYGNLYSVLPDGSGLRRHTDHEDFYVRHAGTDGDRVIFESAGELWMLPSLDADAEASKLDITLGSASPARRPAPLKVAAHLGDVAPNASGTASAVESHGTLHWLRHKDGPSRVVEATPGVRARLPRPLTGGRIAYVADHESVEALYIKRIASRLSAVVDVPDAVVPTPAPDNESDPLPKPVSASNVLGQASTAARATVPVTPPTGAGAGTPAEPSADTVSATDAAPVPETAEDAVDVRIEFPSPTRTSALEASPDGRWLAVGTSFGDVYVADTAQGTLSLVVSVGEGSIEQLAWSGDSQWLVWSEPVTSFGSRSKLRITRPSAAEAGIIDVTDGRFCDESPRFTPDGKFLAFLSNRSFDPVYDGHSFDLSFPSPIKPYLVALAADTPSPFGPSVDALEDGAAASVESDDGGAPSVRVDPEGLAHRVISVPVPQGNYSQLSVADGALLWLDTELSGVTGEGKGTLADKKTAPALVRYELAKRKKTTLVAAVDSYRLSGDLKRVVYILDQQVTSVPSDTKVDEESGDLVKVELNRIRVILDPVAAWGQAFEEAWRLQRDFFWTADMAGQDWDSVFKRYRPIVDRLGSHDDLVDLLWEMHGELGTSHAYVKPAAVSEPGRNGQGRLGAELHFGSKGWEITRILAGESSDPLATSPLTRPGADAKAGDVLLAIDGVELSAALTPAMQLVGAAGRTVELTLLNGEGHGGAAGAQRRVAVVPVRDEERLRYQDWVRANRRTVREASDGKFGYLHVPDMMANGWAQLHRDLDTETALDGLIVDVRRNRGGHTSQLVAELIGRKVTGWSMPRGEKPRTYPDHAPRGPVIILADEFAGSDGDIITQVSKLRGIGPVIGTRTWGGVVGIDNRFALADGTGVTQPRYATWFSGGIGWDVENRGVEPDIEVLFPPHAYAAGTDPQLEYGIGALKEMIQELPTDRPPLREGYRKVRPEPLPSRPQKG
- a CDS encoding OsmC family protein, translating into MAATRTAHTVWNGNLIEGAGNTTLDSSGLGTFDVTWKARTEQSGGKTSPEELIAAAHSACFSMAFSHALAGEGFTAEEVNTKADVTFVPGTGITGSHLTMTAKVPGLSEEDFRRISEDAKTGCPVSGALASIEITLDATLSV
- the sucB gene encoding 2-oxoglutarate dehydrogenase, E2 component, dihydrolipoamide succinyltransferase, coding for MSESVNLPALGESVTEGTVTRWLKQVGDRVEIDEPLLEVSTDKVDTEIPSPISGVIEEILVAEDETAEVGAPLVRIGDGSGSGTPAAEAAPAEEAPAAPAEQPAAAQEAPAPPAAEEAPAAEAPAASGGEGHEVTLPALGESVTEGTVTRWLKAIGDTVEVDEPLLEVSTDKVDTEIPSPVAGTLQEIRVNEDETAEVGSVLAVIGSGAAAPAAAPAPAPAAAPAAPAAAPAAPAAAPAAPAAAPAAPAAAPAAPAAAPAAPAATPAAPAAAPAAEGSSESGYVTPLVRKLANQHGVDIASVSGTGVGGRIRKQDVLAAAEAKQAAAAPAASAPAAAAPAAKTAAPVAASSLRGTTEKAPRIRQVIARRMRESLEVSTQLTQVHEVDMTKIAKLRLKAKNQFLAQNGVKLTFLPFIAKAVAEALKQHPKLNAAYDESKQEITYHNAEHLAIAVDTDKGLLVPVISDAGNLNLAGLAGKIADVAGRTRDGKIGPDELSGGTFSITNIGSVGALFDTPIINQPQVGILGTGAIVKRAVVVADENGDDSIAIRSMMYLSLTYDHRLVDGADAGRFLQTLKARLEEGAFEADLGL
- the lpdA gene encoding dihydrolipoyl dehydrogenase; the encoded protein is MADQATAQEFDILVLGGGSGGYATALRAVQLGFTVGLVEKAKLGGTCLHNGCIPTKALLHSAELADHARDSAKYGVNVTLDSIDMPAVNAYKDGIIAGKYKGLQGLIKSKGITVIEGEGKLQGNNTVVVNGTPYTGKNIVLATGSYSRSLPGLEIGGKVITSDQALTMDYIPKSAIVLGGGVIGVEFASVWKSFGVDVTIIEGLPSLVPNEDASIVKNLERAFKKRGIKFTTGIFFQGVEQNDDGVKVTLVDGQTFEADLLLVAVGRGPVTANLGYEEAGLTIDRGFVITNERLHTGVGNIYAVGDIVPGVQLAHRGYQQGIFVAEEIAGLNPAIVEDINIPKVTYCEPEIATVGYTEKAAKEKFGDDQVQTQEYNLAGNGKSSILGTGGIVKLVRQKDGPVVGIHMIGSRMGEQIGEAQLIVNWEAYPEDVAQLVHAHPTQNESLGEAHLALAGKALHG